One genomic region from Vitreimonas flagellata encodes:
- a CDS encoding c-type cytochrome: MLRFVCAVAAAFVLTACAVQPAPPAAPTETLANDGRAIAEAQCAGCHAIGEYGASPVPEAPVFRTILTRYRADVLEEEMIQGIQVNHRMPDFQFNPQGADALIAYLRSIQQPPAN, translated from the coding sequence ATGCTTCGTTTCGTCTGCGCGGTCGCCGCCGCTTTCGTGCTTACCGCTTGCGCCGTACAGCCGGCGCCGCCCGCCGCGCCCACCGAGACTCTTGCGAACGACGGCCGCGCCATTGCCGAGGCGCAATGTGCGGGCTGCCACGCCATCGGCGAATATGGCGCAAGCCCCGTGCCCGAGGCGCCCGTCTTCCGCACTATCCTCACCCGCTATCGCGCCGACGTGCTGGAAGAGGAGATGATCCAAGGCATCCAGGTGAACCACCGCATGCCGGATTTCCAATTCAATCCCCAGGGCGCCGATGCGTTGATCGCGTATCTGCGCAGCATTCAACAACCGCCCGCCAACTAG
- a CDS encoding ATP-dependent DNA helicase: protein MAVAGARAALDDRTPVVLVTGRAGTGKSHFIRSLVDADPTYPQAVLAPTGLAAMNIGGQTVHSFFGFPPRPMIGNAEKPHWFFARTARAIRRLIVDEVSMLRADVLDAMNSHLQIARKSSRPFGGVQMLLVGDFYQLPPVVRGEEGQLLEDAGYASPYAFSAHVLRDAPLAAIELTEVHRQTNQDFITLLSQIREMRGIEEAVTILNTVCLERSLPKRPVLLCATNSVADNYNARGLANLEGAAARYSGGFEGEAPKAQGDRFPAPMELVLKRGARVIFTQNDPEGRWVNGSLGTVTDLDETIVSVTLDSGDDVEVERATWPQARWTWNAKENRMEVKEEFKYVQFPLAPAWALTIHKAQGMTLDSVEIDLGRGAFAPGQTYVALSRARSMETLRLTRPMSVRDVQVDPAIAEGLARIGA, encoded by the coding sequence TTGGCCGTCGCAGGAGCGCGCGCCGCCCTGGACGACCGCACGCCGGTTGTGCTGGTCACCGGGCGCGCAGGCACGGGCAAGAGCCATTTCATCCGTTCGCTGGTGGACGCTGACCCGACCTATCCACAGGCGGTGCTGGCGCCGACAGGCCTGGCGGCGATGAATATTGGCGGCCAGACGGTGCATTCCTTCTTCGGCTTTCCGCCGCGGCCGATGATTGGCAATGCCGAGAAGCCGCATTGGTTTTTCGCCCGCACCGCACGCGCTATTCGCCGATTGATCGTGGACGAAGTGTCGATGCTGCGCGCCGACGTGCTCGACGCGATGAACTCTCATCTGCAGATCGCTCGGAAATCTTCGAGGCCGTTTGGCGGCGTGCAGATGTTGTTGGTGGGTGACTTTTATCAGCTCCCGCCGGTCGTGCGCGGCGAGGAAGGTCAACTCTTGGAAGATGCCGGCTATGCGAGCCCCTATGCGTTCTCCGCACATGTGCTGCGCGACGCGCCATTGGCGGCGATTGAGCTCACAGAAGTGCATCGCCAGACCAATCAGGATTTCATTACCCTGCTCTCGCAGATCCGAGAAATGCGCGGTATCGAAGAGGCGGTGACGATCCTCAATACGGTGTGCTTGGAGCGCTCGTTGCCGAAGCGGCCGGTGTTGCTGTGCGCGACCAATTCTGTAGCGGACAATTATAACGCGCGCGGCTTGGCCAATCTGGAGGGTGCGGCGGCGCGCTATTCGGGCGGCTTCGAGGGCGAAGCACCGAAAGCGCAAGGTGATCGTTTCCCAGCGCCGATGGAATTGGTGCTGAAGCGCGGCGCGCGCGTGATCTTCACGCAGAACGATCCCGAGGGGCGCTGGGTCAACGGCTCGCTCGGCACAGTGACAGATTTGGACGAGACGATCGTGAGCGTGACGCTCGATAGCGGCGATGACGTTGAGGTCGAGCGCGCGACGTGGCCACAGGCGCGCTGGACCTGGAACGCGAAAGAAAACCGCATGGAGGTCAAGGAGGAATTCAAATACGTGCAATTCCCTCTGGCCCCGGCATGGGCGCTGACCATCCACAAGGCGCAGGGCATGACGCTCGATAGCGTCGAGATCGATCTGGGGCGCGGCGCGTTTGCACCGGGGCAAACGTACGTGGCGCTGTCACGCGCGCGAAGCATGGAGACGCTGCGGCTGACGCGACCAATGTCCGTGCGCGACGTACAGGTTGATCCCGCGATCGCGGAAGGCCTGGCGCGGATCGGGGCTTAG